Sequence from the Onychomys torridus unplaced genomic scaffold, mOncTor1.1, whole genome shotgun sequence genome:
GAATTAGATTCTTTCCTATGGTAACCCATGTTATTTAATTTGGATATTGGACTTGTTCTTCACCTGGCTACACTTTAGAGCTCCTAGAGATTTGTTAAGCATCAATCCTTCTGTGCCTCTCAACTATCCTTCCATCTGcattcttttctcattcatttctttccacaAAAAAACTTCCCTTATGTTTAGCCAAAACTGATTTAAAATACTCTACTAGGTAAGCACATTCACTACAGTTCTGGGCTCATCATATTAACACAATGGCATCTGCACCTCTCACCTTAGGGGGATATTACTCTTACCTTCAGTAACTATCCAGCAATACACAAAGAATGTCTATTTGAGCATTGTAATCTAGTAAATGGGGGAAGCAAAATATTTCTCATTCTTGTCcactgtagtttttctttttcttttgtatttattcttctttcatacaatacattctgaccacagccttccttccctccacacaTTTCAGTaacacacaccccacctcccttcttccccagatgCTTTGCCCTCTATTCCCCTTCacaaagagcaggcctccagcAATTTCacctgaacatggcataacaagatgcaataagatgAGGCGCAAACACTCATATCAAGGCCGGATGAGGCATcccagtagaaggaaaatgtTACCCCCAAACAGGCAAAAGGGTCCCCACTCCAATTCTTAGGATTCCCAcaaaaaaccccaagctaaacaatcacaacatatatgcagagggcctaactTAGATTCATGCTGCTCTGGGATTGCCATTACAATCTCTGTGATGCCCTATGACCCAAGCTTAGATAATTCTCTGGACCATGGTCTACTGATGTCCTTGACCCATCTGGCTCCAAGAATCCTTCCTCCACCTTCATTGCTCTCATAGAAATACTAttgtcctttttcattttttactttacATTAAGtcaaaatgaggaaatccaattTTACTGATAAAAGTGCAGATATTGCCTCAAAATTTCTAAAATTGGAGGCTGAAATATTATATTACCATTCTAATACTTTCACATGGACTTCTAAAGataatatatttgatatatatatacGTTCAATATCAGTAAATAAACACAAAGTCTAATTCATAAACATTTGACTTTTATTGACTTCTTTTTACAAGCCAGGGGAACATTTAATTCCATTTATTGCATTTAATTTTACCAAACCACATAATGAATGCAATTAAAGGGACTAGATTTAACTATGTTCTAATCCCCTGCTCTTCCCAGTGTACTGACCTACTAACTCTAAGATTATTTCATATTTCCAAGCAAACCTTCTTTGTCATGCTTTATGTCCTTATCTCAATGACAGGAAAACTTTAAGGGTCAACGGGGACAGTGGAATTTGCTGGTAATTTTACTGAGGAATCTTCACTCGTTTGGTCAGTGGCATCGGAATCATCTTcatctctggcttctgtttgTCCTTGGTAATCTTTCAAAGCCTCTTCATGAATGGCAGAGATGGCACTAGGTGTCGTTTGGTTTATCTTGGCCAAATATTCCAGGACTTTGATCTTGCTTGTTTCAGCATAGGCTTGGGGACCCCACAGGAACTCATAGTGTGGGGGATCACTGCCTGCCACCTGCCTGTACTCCAGGTACTTCAGCTTCACTAAATAATGGGTCATGAGCTTCTGGGGCTCACCAAAGATGCGGTGCTTCTTCCCTGGATAGATTTGCTGCTTCTTCAGGATTTTCCAGACGTCTTCTTCACTGGCACAATTGCCCCTAATGAGGATGATACCTAGGACACACATCACGAAAGCAGTCTTGGGAAAGCCTCTGCCAGCACGAATCCTCCCATTGTTGGGGAGCTTCAGCTTGCTGATGAGGTTGTATGAGGGCTCACTGGAGTTGACTTCCCTCACTTCCACCTCAAAGGCATCTTCCAGCTTCTGAGAGGCTTTCTGAAGATCTCAGGGAAGTCGTATTCATACTTCTTGGTGATAAGCTTCAGCATGTCTTCCTTAGTAGTAAGCTTCTTCAGATTGAAGTTGTGGAGCAAGTGCTGTAAGAGCACCACTACCTTTCTTGCTACCATTCTTGGTGAGGAAGGATGGTGCAGGGCTTGTCCTCAACAGGGCATTCCTTTTCCTTGAATTCTTCACTTCCCTCACAGGAACTCTCATGTGATTCCAAGGAAGAAATACTCAGAGTGCTTGAGGCAGATGGTGTTGCTTTCTGAGGagcctcaggagtgctggaaGACTCAGCCCCAGGCTGGGTCTGGGAGGCGGCAGAGGACTTTTCTGCTGCCTCTCCTGATTCCTCTGCTATTTCCTGAACACCTCCACAAGCCTGAGCCTCATCTCGGGTCTGGTGGTTTCTTCCGGGCATGGCGCTTACTCTTCTGACCACGAGGCATGATGACCTGGCTAGGGACGACAGCAAGATGTGGGGCAGGATGCTGGAGACACAGACACCTGCCAAGGGGAGAACGAAATTAAGTGCACTTTCATCCAGGGGAATCCACCCTTTGCTTATTTATCTAAGTTAGCCTCTGCATGTTTCCAGGAGAGCACCAATGTTAGGAATCTACTGGCCGTCTGTTCTCAACTGCCTGTTCCCTAAGGAAGAAGCAGATTAATTCTAGGTTACAGCCTATCATTACTGCCTCTGGGGCTTGGCTGAATGCAGCAGGCTGGCACTCATGCCTTCTAGCTCCTTAGAGTTGTGGGGGTCCTCTCAGTTTCCAGTGAGAATCTTCAAGCAAGATCTGTGAAATCATGAACCTCTCTCTGCTACCCCTTTCCAATTGTCTTGCTGTGATATACTCTTTTGTATGTATTTTCCTAATACATGACTTAAACTTCCGAGTAGAAATATTAGTCATTCCGCTAACTGACATCCTTTACCACTATTTCAGTACAGCCTCATAGCATGGAGTAAATGTGGTCTGACCCATTACTACTACACAGAAAATAGGCTCCTAGCAGGGAGAAGTACTCTGAATTTCTCCCATGAATCTTATCTGATTTCTGACCATACTCAGAGGACTTCTCTGACTAAAGGACCCTCCATTCACTCTAGAACTCATTACTTTTTGGACACTTCTGATAGTAATTAACAATGCCCTGCATATACCTCCAAGGATTGATGGTGGGGCAGGCTGTGAACCTCCTGAGTGTTTGGATGGGACACCTTAGAAGACACACTTAATTTTAAGAAACCATGATGTTTCTTTGGCCTAGCTCTGGATCTTTCCCCTCATGTCAAGCCTAGTTTCTAATTCTGTAGGAAGAGAGGGCTTATGTCTGTGGACACCATGCTTGGCCTTTGTGAGTATCTGCACCTAtgtttttctgcattttataGTATCAGTGTAGGCTTCTTTCCTCCACTACAATGTGGCCCACTTTTTATTTCCATGCCATTTTTGAAGCCATAAATGCATAAACGAGTGTATTTCAATTGCCCATTCTTCTCAGGGCTTCTCGAAATTGTAAGGGGTATCTCTTTCTTCTGGGGTGTTCCACTACTGCAAACATGGACCAGCTTCTGAGGTGTGATGTGAGTCCTTCTCTGAAGGTAACAGAGACTGAGAACAAGGGTCTGTGTGTCAGGGGAGGGAGCGGGACAGCTATTATTATATATACTGCACAGAGACAGATTTAAATGGTGCTCATTGACTGTAAATGACTGGTGGTTTCTGTCTGAAATTTATCTCATGTGCCACTTCATTTCTGCCCTAATAACAGCTACGAGTATTTTCCCCACTGCTTATGTGTTTGTCTCttaaaaaatattccatctttgggCACACTTACAGCTATGGATGGTCAGAAAGACTATTTCTGTTTCAGATGTGGCATTCTGATCAATAAAAATAGTCCTAGAATATTTTTTgtaactgacacaggaaagtataGTATTCTCATTCACAAAAGACAGCTAAATTTAGATTTCAggacaaattcaaaacagactaactgcccttgcagagaacACAGACATAAATTCAATTTGTTATTTGCTAAATCAAGATCAGAACTGAAGCAACACTGGTAGACATAACCCCTGCAATAAttctctttctgcatgtactccaACAACTCAAATTATAATCAAAAAAGTCTTTTTCTTTAgtctgaatttcaatgtcattctgTGTCTGGGAACAATAACCACTCAGGCTACATGCTTGGCCAAGTGTTacccactggccagtcagtgagaGCTACCTAGCCTGAGAAAAACTATGTGACTTAccatgtgttatgagaatgggtcAGACCCTGAAAATTTAACATATATTTCTGCACTGTTTGGCTATGAGAGGAAGAAATAGGAATGAGAGaatgtgtgaacatgtatgtgggTATGCAGAGGGAGCTGAGGAAAGACAATGAAAGTAGGCAGGAGAGTGAGAACAAGAGAGACTTTCAAAAAGAGAATacgatatgatataaatatacatatatgtgtgtgtgtgtgtgtttagagagagagagacagagacagagagagacagagaggatgagcaagaggaggaggaggaggaggaggaggaggaggaggaggaggaggaggaagatgtggAGGAGGCAAACAGAGGAGGTAAAACAGTCTTTAAGAGAGCCAGCTCCAGACAGCATTCACCTTTTGCAAAATAATCCATGaattcagggtgtgtgtgtatgtgtgtgtgagagagagagagagagagagagacagagagacagagagagacagtgacagagagacagagacagagagacagagagagagacagagagacagaaacagaggaggaggaagagaggaatagGCAATCTCAGGAGTTAAAGCAGTCTTTAATAGAGCCAGCTCCAGACTGTATTCATGGTATGCATTAAAAAATccatgaattgtgtgtgtgtgtatgtgtgtgtgtgtgtgtgtgtgtgtgtttgagagagagagaatggaagaagggaggaagggagggatggacggaggaagggagggagaaagagagagagggggggagagggagagggaggggggagagggagagggagagggagagagagagagagctgcaacagctgcctgagtgctgcaattaacccccctgcctctgcctccctgtgttgGGATGTACTCCCTcgctctgcctctgagtactggaataaaaagtctctgcctctgcctcccagttctgggatttgAATCCCCCTGCATCAGCATTCTGAGTGTCTGAGTGGTAGAATTAAATccttcagcttctgcctccaactgctgggattaaattcccCTACCTGTctcctagtgctggtattaaatccccctgactctgcctcccattgctgggattaaatccctctgtttctgcctcccagtgttggagTTATCATCCCCTTTGTCTCCCccccccagtactggaattaaatcCCCTTTTATGAGACCCCCTATTTCTAGAATTAAATCCTCAGGtttctgcctcagagtgctgatAATATATCCACTTGTCTCTTCCTCAAATtactgggattaaatccccctgcatctgTGTCACAaacgctgggattaaatcctctggcctctgtctctgtctcccaaatgcagggattaaatccccctgcatctgccttccaTTGCTGGGATTTAATCACGCTGCACCTGCCTTCCATTGCTTGGATTAAAtaccctgcctctgctcccagtgaTGGCATTAAATCcccctgattctgcctcccagtcATGGAATTAAATTCCCATGTATCATCATCcactgtgctggaattaaatatccctgtctctggctcccattGCTGAGAAAaaatccacttggctctgcctcagaTTGCTGTTATTCAACCCCCTGCTTCTGaattagagtgctgggattaaataccccTGGCTCTGCCCCATGTTATGGGATTAaatacacctgcctctgactccagagtgctaggattatatcCCAATGCCTCTCCCTCACAGTGCAGGGATTATATCCCTCTGAAACAGCCCCCTGTGAGCTGAAATtaaatgcacctgcctctgcctcccgagtgctgggaataaattcTCTGGTCTATGGCTCAGTCTCCCACATGCAGGGATtaaatcctccttcctctacctcagAGTGAGGGGAATAAATCACTGCATCTACCTCTAAACTGCTGTGATTAAATTCCCCTGTATCAGATTCCCCAGTGCTGCA
This genomic interval carries:
- the LOC118575552 gene encoding LOW QUALITY PROTEIN: melanoma-associated antigen B3-like (The sequence of the model RefSeq protein was modified relative to this genomic sequence to represent the inferred CDS: inserted 1 base in 1 codon); amino-acid sequence: MVARKVVVLLQHLLHNFNLKKLTTKEDMLKLITKKYEYDFPEXLQKASQKLEDAFEVEVREVNSSEPSYNLISKLKLPNNGRIRAGRGFPKTAFVMCVLGIILIRGNCASEEDVWKILKKQQIYPGKKHRIFGEPQKLMTHYLVKLKYLEYRQVAGSDPPHYEFLWGPQAYAETSKIKVLEYLAKINQTTPSAISAIHEEALKDYQGQTEARDEDDSDATDQTSEDSSVKLPANSTVPVDP